A portion of the Choristoneura fumiferana chromosome 20, NRCan_CFum_1, whole genome shotgun sequence genome contains these proteins:
- the LOC141439443 gene encoding protein mini spindles-like — protein sequence MKGLVVEMHRWIGAAIEPHIASLQAVVQQELRESFTTGGAQPTRYLRSQQHRVRDAPSADAPDGAAEDEDVDAAGGDSVEMDPFDMLDPVEILSKLPKDFYEKLEATKWQERKEALDALDNLLKTAPRLEPGDYADLVRALKKV from the exons ATGAAAGGCCTTGTTGTCGAGATGCACAG ATGGATAGGCGCGGCCATAGAGCCACATATCGCTTCCCTCCAAGCCGTGGTACAGCAGGAGTTGAGAGAGTCGTTCACTACGGGCGGCGCTCAACCGACTCGGTATCTGCGTTCGCAACAACACAGGGTGCGGGATGCGCCCTCTGCTGATGCGCCCGATG GTGCAGCAGAAGACGAAGATGTGGACGCCGCCGGCGGCGACTCCGTCGAGATGGATCCCTTCGACATGCTTGACCCTGTGGAGATCCTTTCCAAGCTCCCCAAGGACTTTTATGAGAAGCTGGAAGCTACCAAATGGCAAGAGAGGAAGGAGGCACTGGATGCACTGGATAACCTTTTGAAAACAGCTCCGAGGTTGGAACCTGGGGACTACGCTGATCTTGTCCGGGCTTTGAagaaggtataa